The window AAGAGTGAGAGGTGTTCTGAGGTAATTCCATGCTAAGCAGATATGAGTCAATTTGACCAGCTTCACTCCCAGCCGCTTATCCCTGGTCTTGCCTCACTCGCCCGTTTGAGGATTCCGTGGATTTGAAATAATCCTGATTAATTAGCCAAAGATATTAATCCAATTACATCTAACTTTAATTCTAAAACTCTGATACTATTGACCAATTTCGCAGTCATGATTGGAAGTGCCCTGCCAACTTCTATTATATTTGTTCTCTTCTTCAACTCAGCCaaactgttattttttcttatcttaATTTCGATAAGGTGGGGCAGATTCAGACATCTTATCTTTACTGACTGTGCTGTTAGATTGTTGCCCTACTCTACTACTAACTTCCTTTCTTGGAAACCTGCCCATCTTTTCATATGGACTCCTTACTTTTCCACCCATGCATTTTATGACATGTATTGGCATCAGAGGGGCAACCTTGTTTTTGTCAACATCACACTGACCCCAGAGGTCTTTCAAACTAATGATCAAAATAGTCTCTTTGACTGTATCACAGGTGTTATCATCCTTCTCATTGTTGTTTCTCCCACCTCCCTCTTCCCCCTACTCTAATCAAATCAGACTGGGACAGATGCTGTTGACACCTCAGACAAAGCCGGACAGGAATCATATGACAAAAGCTCATCGAGAacagctccccccccccccccccgatgaCGCCAGTTACCaaaccttttttctgtttcttgaAAGATTCCATTTTCCTCAAGCCCAATTATTTATTCTCCCCCTAAACTCACCTCCAGTCAGTCTGTTATAACTCAGTCTGTGGCTAACATGTCTCGACAGCTCTCTTGTGTGCCAAGTAAGGGTAATGCACCTCAAGTAATGGCTTAGTCTAGTACACCCCCTACCAGGACATGGCCGTTGCAACaactttaacaaaaacacacacccattTATCCTGTGGCCCCCTAGCTCAGAACAAAAGAGTCTGCACTCATAATTATCATTAACCTGACAGTACCCTAAACAAATTAGGCAGGAACAGTGCAAATGtgcacacagtatacacacagatGCAGATACACtagcacacaaaaacaaatgcacttAATTGACAATAGACCTAAAGTCCTAACTACTTACTGTACAATATCTATTTAATTGAGTTTTAATTTAGAAGAACATGAACGCTCAACACAGCTGTCTGGTGGAGGAGaataaaagagacaaaggtCCCCCTGCGTAGATCTAACACACAATGACATATGACAAGAAACTAAATCTGAGTGAGAACAAGTTTGTCAGTGGGATACTGTGTAACCTTCGATTCACTGTTCTGACCCGACGCTGGTACAGCTACACAGGGATAGATGTGGCGCCAGAAACCTAACCCTTGAAACTCAAGACActgtgtgacacacacagacacgcacacaaaaaacaaaccagcCCCTCCAGCTCCTGTTAAAGCTACATTCACTGCACCCCTACCCTCCACAAACCCCTCTCTGCACATATTCTCTTTTAAACAGGGACCACACAagacaaacacaccacacaaaacacacaccgTGTCGACCCCAGCGAGCAGCATCTCCGTTAAATTGGCATAGATCTCCTCCAAGTTCATCTCCTTGGTAacaagcatgtgtgtgagaaggcCCCCCTTCACCTCCTCTCCCCGCTCCAATTTGGCCTTGATCTCCGAGAGTCTCTTATCGACGTGAATCTGACCTTGAATTAGACAGCAACAAAGAAGGTATGATGAATGGAAAGGGAGGAAGTAGTGGGAGGTAAAGGagggtattaaaaaaaataataagttaTGTAACTGCAGGACCCCATCCTCCCACAATCCCTTGGCAGAGCCGTGAGATTTATATGCAAATCAACATTCCTTTCTATTGATGCAAGGCTCTTAGGTAAGGTTCCTGTTTTAAGGAGTACAGCTGGCAAAGCGTTATCTAATAtctaaaaaagtatttatagtAATATTTGGAGAAGGGAAATCTGTAACatagttgtagttgtagtagtagtattagcaaAAGTCATCAttacaaacatgtttacaaGCGGAGGATGTGAAAATTGTTGGAAAATGTCTCCTGATGCTCTGCGGAAGCTTGGTTAACAAATCCTGATGATGTTTTTAAGGGTTATCTTTGCAACAAATTCTTATTGGAACTAAATTGCAGTAATACATGTTTAATGAGAAAGTACTGTGGCTACTGCAGGCAGATGGTTtgctaaaacaaacatgtttaccAAATAGTATTTATGTAACTGTCATCTTAAAATAGTATTTATGTAGCTGTCATCtcagaataaaaatacaatgcTCACTGAATTTGAAGAGGCCATCCCAGGAGCAACAGAACTCCTCCCATGGTTTGGGGAAGACAGGTCGTAGCCACTTGGGGATCGCTCCGGCATACATGGTTGTCTTAAAGGAGCTGAACATGAGGTGCAGCGCTTCGATGTAGTCTTGGGTTTCCTGGGGaattttattttccaaacagCCCAGTCGGGACTCATACAATATGGCTGCCACACCTTTAAAGACAAAGAAGGGAAAGGGGAGATTACAATTTTTGGTGAAGTGggaaaaaatcaaataatttACGGACAACTTCTGTTGCATATCCACCAACCTTCCATGGCATACTTGAAGAAGAGGTCATTGACATTGAGGACAGTTGCTCCGTCAGACTCCTGGGTGCGCAAAGCACGAACTCTCTTGATAAGATCATCGACCACTTCGTTAACATCATCAGAGAACACTGCTACATCACGGGGGCGCATGACGAGCTGCCTGAGCACGCTCCGCATCTTAAGCCAATCTTCTCCCTCACTGCAGAACACGACACAAGAGACACAAGCAGGACATGTTGGCATTGTTTAATGTAATGCAAGACATTGCTGGACATATAGTGGgcataaacatgttgttttattaatgacaaattatatataaaataaacaaatactaaaTGTCAGGATTCTTGCCGTTGTGAAATTGCATTTTATGTTGATTGCTTTGGACAAAAGGGttagctaaattaaatgtatttaagtgtaATATTGGTGAAGCAgttgaaaaactaaaaacatgtatGCCAAAGACCATTTAGAAGTAAAAGTGCTAAATACTATCAGTAGTAGTGAGCTAACCATTGAAATGTAGACAAGACACCAAGTCTTGTGCAGTGCCCATCTACACATATGGAAACTAAAGTGATTATCCTGTTGATTCAATCTTTGATTTATGTTTGAAGTGGCACTCACGCTGAAATGAGGCCAGTGGAACGACCTCTCATGTCTCTGTACTCCTTCCAGGATTCCATGTTCGCTCTCTGAGGGGCCACGCCCTCGGCCCTCAGCACTTCAGCCACCAGGTCACGGTCCGCCACCGAGACCACCAGCTGGGGCCCAAAACGGGACTTAAATATTTTTCCAAACTTCCTACTGTGCTCCATCTATAAAGCAGGAgtcacaaacacaaattaataatcatatttatttcttcCATGACTGATTTCTGAAAGActgacattaaaatgtaatgtaattttgtTATTTGCAGATATTGGCTATGAGGTTAGCTGTTGTCTGTGCATGAACTGTGTTAAGCATCCCAATGTTAATATTACCAGTGCTCAGTTAATGTATATAGCAATTTTATATGCAGGCTTTtttcagcaaacaaaacaaaagactaGGCTCCCCAAGCCAAATGCGTAAATTGTTTTGATTCCTCAGGTACACGTCTACAACTCGCACAATTTCCCCTATGTTTATTAACTGAAATCATGTATGAAGGGTGAAAATTGTAAGCAAGTTTTGCAAAAAAGAGTCACTCATTTCGCAAAAggtaaactttaaaatgttagcaGTTATTTAAGATTTTTGTCTAAAGATTTGGCAAACATCTTGGAAATGTCATGTACATTGATTACTCATCATTCCGAATTATTTTACATGATTTTTGTGCACTTTGTGTGACCACTGCCTAGCTAGTATCATGGCCAGTTTTGTGGTGAGCTGGGGTATAAGAGGGTTACATTTGCCAGAAAATAAGCTGTCTGAGGCTTTGCCAGGTtaacacacaacatttttttgatCCGATAAAATTGAAACGGTAAAATAGAAAGGGTAATGGCAATTAATGTTATTCACAAAGTGCAATGTTAATGATGTGTAAGATACAGTGGGTGCCAGGTTGTGTCAACTTTTAACACAAGATGAACAGTACTTAGCGATAATGAGCAATTACTTGTCCTGCTGACGAGTACACTGCTTAGAGTGAGTGACACACAGGGTCACAAATACTTGTTCTGTGTGCCTGTTGAAGTTTATGATCCAAaatacttgtttatttttactatttGGTCTTCATCTTCAGCCAGAACTTTCACCATAATAGCATAAAAGTTCTCTAAGAGCCGAACATTTGGATAACTGAATGGTATATGTAGATGAAGTATACAGATGTCTAGAGTgcaaaaaagatacaaaaaagtGTAATATAACAAACTCtaagaataaagaaaaggatAACACTACTTATGTTAGTAGTCAGATAAACAGTGCTTTGCCAGGCTCACAGGATAAAAAAGTTGCATCCTATTAAAATGTGGATAAAGTAATGGATTGCATTAGGGCAGGTTAGTGTTGTAAACCTTCAATGTCATGCAAATGTGTCAAGTTTCAAAACGTGATAGATGTAGGGATTATGAGTAATTACTTGTCCTGATCAAGAGTACTCATTGGGCTTATTGGGTTCGCTTACATTGGGTAACAATACTTAATCagatttttgattcattttttatccGGATATCTAGATGTTTAAAGCATTTTTACTTCTTGGACAGTTTAATGAGATTACAACAAAAAGCACAAGGACACATGGGTTGTGGACATCTTTACCTGTATTTCGTGAATTCTGCTAAACCCGTCTCTCCAGAAGAACTCAACCAAATTTGAGAGGGTGCTCGGTCCAGGCATCTCCTCCAGGCTCATGATTCTGGGCTTCTCGCCGACACCCGGCGATGAGATAACACTTTCAGGCATGGCTCCTTCCCCAGCCGCGGAGATCCCAAAAGCATCGCTGGCTGCTGACTTATGCAAGGCGcgacaaatgaaaaacagctgcTTCTTTAGCCGGTCGCTCTGGACGTTCTTCCAGCATGCTGTCGTTAAATGATTCAGCATTGCCATTATTTGTAACTTTTTAACTTTTctgtgaacaaaaaaatatataaatgtatgattGAGTCTTTTTGCAAAGTATTAAAACGGCCGAGTTTACATCTGCAGATGCTCCTGCCAAATAAAGACACAGTTCCCACTGAGTGGAAATTGGATCTAAAATGGGGTGTATTAGGGGAAGCTTTTAAAGAGTTGCTTGTATAACCTACACTCAGCAGATCCGGAAAAGAGGATTGGATGTTATTTTCAAAAGAAGGGAGGGATGACTCTGTTTTCGGTTGTGGGCGTTTCCACCCAAAAACTGTTGCGTTCACATTTTCATCGGGAATGAGAAAGCATAACGTGCCAAAAGAAACTTACATAAGGTCCATCAATCGGCCTGTGTGCATACACGCGcgactgcacacacacgcacatttaCAACTCTTTTCTATAGATCGAGGTAATCAGTGGAGGAGCTATAGGCACGGATTAGCGATATGTTATGATTCAATGGGTTATAAAGAGTTTTCTGTATGGGATTTACAGACAGTGTGCGGTTTCGCTATTCACGTAAATTAAGGCTTCTTCAATGGGGTTGCGTAATGGAACGCAATTAAGCAGAGAAGGGGTTTGAGTTTTAAAACCATTAAGGACATGCGTTGTTGTCAAGTTTCAAAacaagataataataataataataataataataataataataataataataataataataatataattattattattattattattattatcacagTCATAATCATTATAATAAAGCTTTGTAGCAATTGTTTATTCATAATGCAGCTCAACGTGCTTTTACAGTTTGGCGTACAcaacaaatgaaatggaataaaagatAGACTgcataattaaaatatttaacaaaatcacaaaaaatcTATCAAAATCCGAAGGGGGATATTGCTTATAAAAGTTTGGTTGAAAAACAATGACGATACAGAATCAGTGTTAATAGGAGGGTGCCAGACTCTTATATCGATCCTCAGTGAACCTAGTCTCCTTGTGCTGATGTATAGCCTACCCTGCTTAGAGTGACTGCAGTCAACTGAGCCGTATCAAGCCACTTCTGGTTAGTTTGAtgagggataaaaaaaaggtttggcCATAAGTTCTTAATGAAATTGATATTGGTCGACTCGGTACTAGTTACACTAGGCTACTACcaacaatacaaataagtacttttactgtgtACTTTTTTGTAATCCCCTGTCAAAATCCCCTGCTGAGTACAATAAGACATGTTTCTGCTAACTTTGATGAGGGATAGAAAACCTGCATTATTGTACCCTAGTACTTGCGTCAGTGCCGCTTCACATCGATTACCGAAAAGGCGCTATTACTCGCGCACTCAAAAATGCAGAGCTGCTGATTTGACAGAGCAAACGCGACAGACGGCTCAGCTGACCGCAGTTTAGGGTGGGCATGAAAACGTGTGGGCTACTTAagcagattattatttatttatgttaataaTGTCTTAGGTTTCCTCTTCCGCAATAACTTCGCCTTGCTGCTAGTTTCGCAGTGTCGACTCAAATTGCAAAGAAAACTAATCGACACGTGTTGCGTGAAAATAACGAAATTTGGGTCTAAAGCTTATTTAAGGTCAAGACGCTTGAAgatttcaaaaacataaataggTGGCAGTTGAGTAAAGCAACAAAATGGCACATAATCCAGGTGTTTTTCCGAGAAAGTTCTTAGGCCAGGCTAGACTGTTGATCTCCTTGTCCTTTGAATGGGAGCTTGAGGTTCTATAAGTTATGATAGCTAAATCAGCTATCAACCTCTTTTCTCTTCCTAGAAAGGTTATttacaaatcacacacacttagCCTTAGTTCAAGTATAATGGCATCGATGTGGTGCAAGAAACATAACCTTAGAAACCTCACCTCAACTCACCTCaactcacctcacctcacctcacctcacctcacctcactcacctcacctcacctcacctcacctcaccacacacacacacctcaagaGCCTAAACGATTAACTAATTAAAACTTGTGCACGAAATTCCAGCAAGAGATCATTTCACAAATTACCAGGTCTTGTAGGTTTGTTCATGTTTAGTGGTTGCAATGTAGGAGGTactgatatactgtatacaatTTAGGAGAATGTGTTAGGTTTCTCTTGAAGCTTGCCAAACGATAAATGGCAGCTTAAATGGCAGCATTTGaacattattcacatttaaaaagaagctCTCATGCTATGTTGGACTTTTGATGTGATAACTAATCTTCTAGGCTTTTTTCCAGTAGAGATTTGCACCTAATTAATACTTTGAGCACCACTCTGAGATTGCTTATCTGGAATTTTAGTATTTTCCTAGAAGGTACAAAAACAAGTTCATGACCTGATAGTATCAATGAAGGACACCCTTCGACTGGCTAAAGCGGTTTATCTTAATAAAAGTTGCCACATTGGTATCTTGCATCAGTCTTGATTggtttttctgttgtctttaagtaatttttaaaaaacggGAGGA of the Eleginops maclovinus isolate JMC-PN-2008 ecotype Puerto Natales chromosome 4, JC_Emac_rtc_rv5, whole genome shotgun sequence genome contains:
- the LOC134862601 gene encoding cytochrome P450 27C1, with product MAMLNHLTTACWKNVQSDRLKKQLFFICRALHKSAASDAFGISAAGEGAMPESVISSPGVGEKPRIMSLEEMPGPSTLSNLVEFFWRDGFSRIHEIQMEHSRKFGKIFKSRFGPQLVVSVADRDLVAEVLRAEGVAPQRANMESWKEYRDMRGRSTGLISAEGEDWLKMRSVLRQLVMRPRDVAVFSDDVNEVVDDLIKRVRALRTQESDGATVLNVNDLFFKYAMEGVAAILYESRLGCLENKIPQETQDYIEALHLMFSSFKTTMYAGAIPKWLRPVFPKPWEEFCCSWDGLFKFSQIHVDKRLSEIKAKLERGEEVKGGLLTHMLVTKEMNLEEIYANLTEMLLAGVDTTSFTLSWASYLLARHPHIQQQIYTEVTKTLGPGAVATADDVPRLPLIRGLVKETLRLFPVLPGNGRITQDDLVVGGYFIPKGTQLALCHYSTSFEEENFHDALNFQPSRWIRKDSTDRVDNFGSIPFGYGIRSCIGKRIAELELHLALTRLIQKFHICISPLTSDVKSKTHGLLCPAGPINLQFIDREN